Below is a genomic region from Citrobacter tructae.
ATTGGCGAATTAGCAAAACTGGCGGATGTCACGCCGGATACCATCCGCTACTATGAAAAGCAGCAGATGATGGAACATGTGGTACGTACTGAAGGTGGATTCCGGCTTTATACCGAAAGCGATCTCCAGCGTCTTAAATTTATTCGTTATGCCCGACAGTTGGGGTTTACGCTTGAGTCGATCCGCGAGTTACTCTCGATCCGTATCGATCCTGAGCATCATACCTGTCAGGAATCAAAGGGGATCGTTCAGGAAAGATTAAAAGAGGTCGAAGCCCGAATTGCTGAACTTCAAGCGATGCAGCGTTCGCTACAGCGATTGAACGATGCGTGCTGTGGGATGGCGCATAGCAGCGTGTACTGTTCTATTCTGGAAGCGC
It encodes:
- the zntR gene encoding Zn(2+)-responsive transcriptional regulator, whose product is MYRIGELAKLADVTPDTIRYYEKQQMMEHVVRTEGGFRLYTESDLQRLKFIRYARQLGFTLESIRELLSIRIDPEHHTCQESKGIVQERLKEVEARIAELQAMQRSLQRLNDACCGMAHSSVYCSILEALEQGASGTKSGC